The window CCGAGTTTGACATAATGCATATGAAACTCTGCCATGGATGAAAACTAATGAATTACATGTGTACAAAACAAAAATAAGTTGCCAATGATATTGATGGGGGAAATACCATGGTTGTAATTAAAGAAAATGCCATGTTTGCACACTTAAGAATGCCATGTATAGTAAAAAAATGCAATGTAGTAAACTACTGAAAATTGCCATGTAAGAACTACCTAATTCACCATCATGTATACATGATAATTGCCATGTATATATGCACTTAAGATAACAAAAAATGAGTTTGGCAATGATGTACATACGAAAAAGAAACTCTGCCATGGATGAAAACTAATAACTGCCATGTGTACACACTAAAAAATGCCAGCACTTTTACAAAAATAAGTGAAGAAAAATGCCATTTAAAAATTGGAAATGGACAATTCACAAAATTGAGCATCAAACTTACATGCCCTCTTGCTTCTTAGTCTCAATATATTTTACATGATAATTCTCAATCTTTGCCTTTGAATCCTTGTAGTGGATATACCAACATTCCTTCAACTTAGATATGAACTCCCCCACATGTGATTATAAGCTCCCACTCGATTCTAAACGCATAGAGTCAAGAACCTTGATCCTTTGCTTCTCATTGTTGATGCAAATAGTGTAGAAGTGGCCAGCTTTATCAATTGGGTTATCTGGAGCAAGTTCCTGGAAGAGAGGGAACATGATCTGAGACAAGAAATGCAAGTTAGAAATCACACCATTGTACAACAAAAAAGGAAAGTTGCCATGATAAAAGAAGGAACAAGGAAATTAGATACaacaagaaaaaaaaatgaaaatgagaatGCGTAAAGAAAAAGGCTTACCAACTCCTTGAGTGATAGATTGAATTCACCCTTATGTGCAAAACAGTTCTTGATTTCCCTATTTTGAAAGTCACCTGCCATGATTTTCCTGGTAACACCGTGGGACATAATAACCTTGCCTTTTGGGAGGCCACCATGATTGTTTAGATACTCAATGGCAGTGAAGGTGAGCGGCACAATCATTTTCCGTGTAGGCTTCAAGGCATCAACCAGTTCACCAAGAAGAACATGATTGCCCCTGGACTTTATGATCCTCATTCTGCCCAAACACAAGCTGGAAAAATTAGAAAAACAAGTAGCAACAAAAGGATATAGCTCCACAAATTGGGTGGAAAAAAAAGACAAGTGTATATGTACATATATGTACCactaatttgaaaaataaaaaTATGGGTGACAAGAAGGTATACTCTCTGATCTTCTTCGTAGCTCTGTTGTTTGATCTAGCATCCGCATACCGCTTCAAAAGCTCGTACAAATGATGTTGTTCCTTTGTAGCCTTAATTGTAGGCTCACAGTCAGCCGATTTTGGCCGATGCACAACCCTTGCCTGTCAAACAAACCCTCTAGCAGCACTTCTGACAACGTCTGCACTTGACTGGGTAGAAAGATCCGAACTTGAATCAACTTGTTTCCCGATGGACTGATGTTTTGGAGCATCTTGCTCCATCTTTGCGTAAGCTTCATCCAAGGAAGGCAATATATCAACAGACGTGCCTATACAATCTCCTAAAAAATGTAGGTTACCGTCACTtgaaaaaaaaacataaaacaaaaaaaTGTCACTACAATCAAACTAAGAATGTCATCAATACCAACCTGAACAAATGCCATATAAGAAACTATGTACTTTGCCAATACTACCAAACTGGAAAATGCCATGAGAGGACTAACTAAACATGCCAACACTACTGAActgaaaaaatgccatgtaaatGCCATCACTACAAAAATATGAAAATGTCATGTAAGAATTGGCTAATATTTAATGTAATAACAACTAAATGCCATGTATTACAATATGTGAAAATGACATGTAAGAATCAACTAAAATGATGTGATGTAAGAATAAACTAAAATTCTATGCAAGGTCTAGCTAAAAATGACAAGTAATATTATCTAGCTAAAGTGACATCTGACATCTAACTGAAAATGCCATGTAAGATTTAACTAAAATGCCATGTAAGATCTAACTAAAACTTCATGACCACCACACTGAAAATGACGTATACATAAACATACTGTAAAGGGGTCATGTAAAGAACTAACTAACAGATGCTACGTAAGAACCAACTAAAAAGATGCCATGTAAGAACATACTAAAAAATGACATGTAAGATCCAACTAAAAATGCCATGAAAGGTCTAACTAAAATGCCATGACTACCAAACTAATGCCATGACCACCATACTGAAAATGCCATGATCACCACACTGAAAATACCATATAAAGAAAACTATTGTAAAATTATCATGTAATAAACTATAAATGTCAATAATACCACACTAAAAAACCAGGGTAATAAACTACTGAAAAATGCTATAGGAACAAGTGACAAGAAAAAATCACAATGAAAAAAATGCCAAGTAAGGTCTAACTAAAATGCCATGTAACATCTAACTAAAAAGGCCATGACGACCATACTAAAAATGCCATGAACAACACACTGAAACTGCCATATAAAGAAAACTATTGAAAAATGTCAAGAAAAGAACTAACTAGAATGCCATCAATACCACACTGAAAATGTCATGTAATAAACTACTAAAAAAAGCTATAACTAGAACAGATGACAAGAAAAAATcgcaatgattttttttcaaataaaacaAAGAGGATACCTTGCACTATAGGCTCGGCGAACTTGACAACTTTCGACACTTGAAGAATTGGTTGTGCAAGCATTGGTTCTTCGAGCACAGGGTGCGAAAAGGAGACTCGCGTTGCATCAATTGCCTTTTCTATGCCAAGGCTGCATGATGGTGGGGTGAATTCCATACGGCGCCTCTCCCTCGGTGTCCCTTGCTTCTGAAAGTATGATTTGGTCAAATCTAACGTGGCCACCTTGACAAGTGCAGGTGGGGTGCTGTCAGGAACTTCGATAACTTCATCCACAAATTTGCTCCTCGCAAGTTGCTCCCTAGAAGCTACACAAGACACCCTAATCATGTTCGGCGTCATGGTCCTTGGCTTGGGTAGCTTGCTTGCACGGGGCGCGACATAATGCTGCCCCACAACGTCTCTAATCTCCTTACTTTGAACTGGCTCAACTGTATTGCTTGAAGCAGTTGCTGGAAACAGAGAAGGCACACGAATGAACATCGATCCATCACCCTTCTTAGCTGACCATGCCGGAACCTTCTTCGGGGGA is drawn from Triticum dicoccoides isolate Atlit2015 ecotype Zavitan chromosome 6B, WEW_v2.0, whole genome shotgun sequence and contains these coding sequences:
- the LOC119322097 gene encoding uncharacterized protein LOC119322097 isoform X1 gives rise to the protein MEGVGDGVDVALKRARVDPIAARRRHYKKTAGRKKCPPKATTIKIKSRPASSMEVAAVAPVPKSNMGTVNTAIASSSATSISFLSSLADMLSTNEDIQDAPRDDLITPRTEEVVPALFTLITGVSGVLDGGIVGGKVQPKADIMEKHSAQTDPTVAAAPECASSCPVQSHAHTVDLPATKGDVSSEALVRDSTNISDMVVVDSMVRTIAPATTDTDVLRKLSPPKKVPAWSAKKGDGSMFIRVPSLFPATASSNTVEPVQSKEIRDVVGQHYVAPRASKLPKPRTMTPNMIRVSCVASREQLARSKFVDEVIEVPDSTPPALVKVATLDLTKSYFQKQGTPRERRRMEFTPPSCSLGIEKAIDATRVSFSHPVLEEPMLAQPILQVSKVVKFAEPIVQGDCIGTSVDILPSLDEAYAKMEQDAPKHQSIGKQVDSSSDLSTQSSADVVRSAARGFV